Below is a window of Drosophila willistoni isolate 14030-0811.24 chromosome XR unlocalized genomic scaffold, UCI_dwil_1.1 Seg144, whole genome shotgun sequence DNA.
GTCTCCTCGCTCAAGGATATCACATAATGGAGGGGCAAACAAAGGGTGACAGCCGCCCGGGCAATCTCACCAGGACGTCCCCAAAACAAGCGATGTGAGGTCAGCACCACTTCGCCTTCCTCGAACTCGGTCTAGAAGGGGAATTCACAATGTATTGAACGTAAATCAACATTAAATGTCCACCACAGTCCTCTTTACCTTTTGGTCACCATCATAGATTTTTACATTGCGGTCGCGGCTCACAAAGGATTCGTTGGGATTCAGGCGGGCCTCGATATAGGCAAAGCGATTCATTTGTCTGGTCAAGTGATTCAATGGAGATTTCGTATGCCTTGATCCTGATATTCGTGTTTGTTTTGATCCTGATTTTTGGGTTCACGGAAAAGTTTTACTCTGGAGTAGTGTGGCCAAACTATAGAAAATGAGTTAACACACTGTTAAAGTTAACATGGTCCCAAATGATGCTGTTAAAGTTAACATAGTCCCAAATGATGCTGTTAAGGTTAACAGACTCTTGAATGGTGCTGTGTTATCGATTGTTTTACCGCTATTTGCCACTATAAAGTCCCGGTGTTTCGCTTAATTATAGCCCTTGTAAAAtcgtacttttttttttttgttatgctaaattaatataattataaCCAATGTGACGTGCAAATGATATGTGGAATGTGTAAAGCGATTATGTAAGACAACAAATAATGCTGATAAGTTCCAGTTGAGTTCCACAACGATCAATCAGAGGCGGATTACAATGGCTACaataacaaaagcaacaacaacaacaacggaaGCAAAAGCTGCTACTGCCAGTAAAATGCTGGAAGCAGCCTTAGAACAAATGGACGGAATTATATCAAACACCTCAGGCCAAGTGAGTGGAGGATCTGCAGTTGGAGCTATTTCTTCGCTGACACTGAGCGAGCGTAATCTAATTTCGGCCACAAATGTTCTATCAACAGCCAAGACACTGGCCCTGGCCCTGCAACAGGTGAGTCACCCTGTTTGTAATTTCAGTGTTTGTTTTCACTTAATCCCGTTTGATTCTGTGTCTTAGGTAGGCTTGGCGGCCCCAGCTCCGGATCCCGTGACAGCTGCCATTATCAGTGATTGGCTGGAGACGCATATACCCCGCCAAGACTCCGATGAGCGTATGCGACGCCTGCAGAGGGACAAGGAGGGCCTGGCCCTGCAATATCAAATGCTGGCCGAGCGCGTATCAGAGCAGGCAGACCGAATTATTGAGCTCGAAGGTTTGCTGCAAGAGAAGACGCAACTGTTGGGTGCCAAAGATGAGCAACTGCAACGCCAGATGATCTCTCGATCTGCTTTGGAAACACAGAAATTGGAATTAATGAGTGCCTTAAGTGAACTGAAGCTTCATCGTACTGCTCTGGAGAAGGAGAATGAGTTTCAGGCACACCAAGAAAAAACAGCAGCAGGCGGTAGCTTGAGTAATCTGAATCAGAAAGCTTTTATGGGTTCGCCCAAGACGCCGCCGTCGGCTTTGCGTCATCAGATCAAACCGCAGTTTCACAGTCTGCCCCGTGCCCATGGCAAGCATAGTCACCAgatcaacaacaataacaacaataataatcaCAATCGCTCGCTGGATGTCAATGCCAATACGAGTGGCAAACAGCGTAATGTGGCCTTTGCTTCGAATGAACAAATTCTCATTGACGATGTCATCCCGGATGCAGAATCCTCCATGTTCTCCAGCTTCATATCGCAGTCGACACCATCGCCCAAATTGCGCTCACGTTTCCGCAACATTTTCGGCATGCTGCGACGCAGTAACAGCAGCAATTGCGAGCTAACCGCCTTGGAGCAGGCAGAGCCCGAGTTCCGTCGCGGCGGCTCAAGGGCTACAGCCGGCGGACGCATTGAGTGGAGTGCCCAGACTTCATTGTTTAATGATGTGGCTAAACATTGGAGTAAATGGAATAGTCAAGATGTCTGCCAATGGCTTGGTTCAATGGGTTTGGGTTGCTACGAAGACAATTGTCGGTAAGTgaagaagaaaacaacaaaaatctatGCTGGGAATGCAACAAAAGGAGATCAACAAATGGTTACACACTAGCAAATGATTGAGGCAAAGAAGAAGCTTTGGTATTGTTACCGAAATCGAATACAAAATTGGGAAAGGGCTGAATATCTCACAGAGAATGGGCAATCTCTGCAGATCGTTGAGTATTAGACTGAAATCCTGTCCTGTCCTGTCCTTCTGTGTGTCTCTTTATGCTCTTGTCCAGTCTGTCTCtatgtctgtctgtttttCGACGAAAAGGTCTTAGATCAGGCTTGGATTAGGATCGTAGAAGCGATCATAgcaaaaaatggtttttattgctttttcaaaaatttatttgttatgATTTTCCGATTATATCCTATGATATTTATCGGTCTTTTTacattatttcaattttaattatgtatttattagtaaattttgaaacatttgGCAAAAGATTATTAGAAATTGGAAATTTCAACCGAATATATTGAAATTTCTTAcagttttttttgtgggtCTCAGATTTTCTCTAAGTTTCATTTTTTGGTAAACAttgtttatttggttttagttCTTGATTTTCGTTTTAATGTTGGGCAATTCAGAGGAAAGTTTTTCCAATTAGATAACAAAATGCATTCCCCGCTTCGTGTTAAGGCTTTGTTAAGTGATTAATTTGTGGAGGATCCCTCAAAACACATTCCCTTTTTGCGTCGTATAGAAAATGGCTTAAGGACAATCCAACTGTATCCATATTTACTGCTTCACCCGTGGACATTGAACATGAACTGAATTTAAAGTTGCCATTGCATCGTAAGAAGATATTGCTAGCCATTAATGAAATCACGGGCAAAGAGTTCGATGAACTAGCACTAAAGGCATCCCAATTGGATGTGGGTTGGGTCCTACGTTGGCTGGACGACATCGGTTTGCCACAGTACAAGGATTACTTTCTGCAGGCCAAGGTTGATGGACGAATGCTGCATCGCTTGACTCTGGAGGATCTATCGCAATTACATGTTAGTTCCTGCCTGCATATTGCCTCATTGCGGGCAGGCATATTGTGTATGCGTAAAATGAATTGGAATGCCGAGGGCTTAATACGACGATCGACACGAttaacaacaaacaaagaGGAAAACGATGACGATGAGAATTGTTTGTCAGCCAGCCGACCCGACACAGAGAATGTCGAACTGTGGACAGCTCATCGGATAATGGGTTGGCTGCAGACCATCGATCTATCCGAGTATACACCCAATTTGCGTGGAGCTGGTGTTCATGGTGCCTTAATGCTGTATGAGACTCGTTTCAATGCGGGTCTATTGGCCGATTTACTCTCAATACCGCCAAGTAAATCGCTTTTGCGTCGCCATTTGGCCATGCATTTCAAAGAGCTGGTTGGACGGCCCATTATATTGGCTAAACGTGATGCTGAAGAGGCACCCGGCTATCAGCCATTGACCATAACGGCCAAGCTAAAGCCTGTCAAGCGTACGCAATTCTCTTTAAAGCGTCGCAAAAGCACCAAAGGACAAACCGATATCGATTGGACTGAATATGTGTGCCCCATGAATGCCTTGGTGCCGGATTTGAGAGCATCCAAAACTGATGTGGTCAAAGACCCAGAGAGCTCCATTAGCTCAAATTAAATACAAGAAAGAAAtgaagaaaacaataaatcaCAAAAAGGGTGCGGAAATCAATGCACaattaactaaaaaaaaaaaaggagaaaatacacatacaaatacaatttATATTGTTAATCTAGTTTTAAGTGAGCATAGAACGAACGAAGAAACTGCCCCCAAAATAAGCAAAGATaccaaacacaaaacacatcGACAATATTAGCAAAGAATTTAAAgcctagagagagagagagagagttagcCCCTAATGTTTAGCTCAAAATCCAATCTTCCAGAATATCTACATCTATATATACCCTATACATACCAGAAGCAAAACATTTTCTTTCTCCTGCAATCAAACCTTTCACCTAAAACTAAGAAGAACTCTTTTTGTATTTaaggaaatggaattttttaatttgaaacaaacGAGAAGTATTTAGCAATGGCATTGAAACGACCTTtaaaagcaaattaaaaataagcCCAAAAGTTCATATTTTTTTCggtatatatatctatatatatatatatatgcatatcatatattaataaatactAATAGACTTATGGACCATCATTTTTGTGGAGTTTATTTTGTACTAACATTTAACTGTAttaaaggaaaataaaaattatttttttgtattgtataataaaaaataataataataataaaaaatataaacaatttatgaaaaaaaaaatatatatataaaaaaaaaacagacacacacacagtgagaatattttgttttctttgtagattgtttccttttttcccTCGTTGGTTAAACATTTAGATAAAAGTTGTTAAACAAAATCGACTGACTAGgcaggcaacaaaaaaaaaaaaaacaaaaatgtttaaatactagaaacaaaaaaaaaaagaataataaaaataatatttatagcTGACCGCTTGATGGACGGAATTTAACACTTAGATGACTAAAAACTTATAATCTTTGGCAGTGCATAAAATAAAGTATGTCTCTTTGACTTGAAGCACTCAAGTGCTTGTCTCTAGGGGGCCACCCAGAAGATTCTCAAGGACAACGCCACCAACgccagccgcagcagcagcagcagcagctgtgtCAGCATcttcatcatcctcatcatgaCGAACGTTTGGGCCATTATGGCTCgatggatgtggatgtggatgatgatgatgatgtttgGCCAGATCACTGTCTGGTATGTGATCCTTCCAATTGCGAAATAAATAGCGTGTGAATTTCTTCAATTGACGAAATTTACAATAGGTGGCACCTTCGGCTGATTGCAATTGTTGCGTTTGGATGAGgaaacccttctctttgaatGTCTTTTCAAGTTTTTCACGTTGCTTGGAGCGACGTGATGAACGACGTTTTGGTTCATTAATCGGCggtggttgctgttgttgttgttgttgcagttgctgttgtGGCTGAGTTATGGAACCTTGTGATGTTGTTGAGTAGGCCGATAGGGGACTACTTTGAGGTGGTGCCACAACCACAGTGGGTAATAGTAATGAGGAGGTTGGTGATTCTGGCGGTATATGTAACAATTCCAAGCTGAGATCCGTTGATGGTGGCGGTATATCAATATAGATTTTATCTGATCCCCCACTCGAAGACATTGATGATGGTAATTggtgtggttgttgttgttgctgctgctgttgctgctgctgctgctgctgctgctgttgttgttgttcgcgTGAAATGAACTCATAGCCACGTAATGTTTTATCTCCTGTACCATTATAATAACGATAATTACCCTCTGCATCCACTGAGAGCATCTTCTTCTCCTGCAAACTGGGCTTGGCACCGCCAGTAAATTTAAACTTACAAATGCTAACCTCTGTGGATGGACTAGCCGATGGTTCAGCCGGCATTGGTGGTATAAAGATGGCAGAACGTTTCCTTTTGCGTAGCATTAAAGGCGATGCATCTCTATGGTGATTGTTATTTGGCTCTTTGGCAAAGAAACCATTTGGTATGGGTATCTTGAGGGCCAATTGATTGTCCTTCTCAATTGTTTCGATGGCCGCCAAATTGCAATTTTCCATCAACTGTTGATAGTAGAGACCCACAGCGGGTTGTAGTAACAATTTCGCTGGCTCCTGGCGTTGTTCCATCTCAGTGGGTTTTGCAGTGGTGCTGGTGGTCAACTGACTCAATGGTGTTGTGCAGGAACTACGGCAATCTGTGGTTGTGGTCGGTGTCGGTGTATCCGTTGTCGCCGGCGTTATGGTAGCCTGTTGTCTATCACTGCTGCTTTCCGTGCTGGAAATGGAATAACGATCGTTACTCTGATCTCGCAAGCATAAATTGAGTGGCTCCTCGTCCCCCACCTCCACCACCTCTACAGGCAAATGGACAGTGGTAAcagctgatgctgctgctgatgctgctgctgctgctacgaCTCCGGCAACTGTCTGTTCATCAGACATGGCCACATGACGAACTGGTGGTGAATTTGGCACTATGGTGCCAtagtttttataaattaaatggCATATATCCGCTTTCTTGGGCTTACGACCACGTCTAGGTTTATAATTATCCAAAGTTATCTCACCCATATAGGGTAAATCGGTGTATTTAACTGTATTACGCTTAAGTGGTGTGGCTATatcttttgttcttgttgtgcTAGATACCTCCAACTTGGTTGAAATGCtgtgttgttgtggttgtggttgttgtcgctgttgttgctgctgctgttgttgttgttgctgctgctgctgctgctgctgctctttttgttgctgttgctgacgTTCGGCTGTACGTTGGATTTCTGCAATTTTCCTTAGCCAACTGCGTACATTCTCATGAGCAGGATTTGCcggtggcggcggtggtggtgctCCAGTGGCTGTTGATAATGTTGCCGGTCTTCCAGTTGGCCTGTTTCCTTGAGTGGCCTCAAAATGTGCCGCATATTCCGCCGGCAAGGCCTGATGATGGAAACGCAATTTAAGTGCTCCGGCTGCTGTTTGACGTTTCTTACTTTGTCGCGGTTTTGTGGTTTGAATTTGTGTGGCCTTAACTTCATTTGGTGTCTGCAATTGCATTTGAGCTTGACTTTTTGTCACTTTTCTGGCTCCCATTAACAAATTGGCTTTTAATTGCTGCTTGGTTAACGAACTACAAGCGCCAGCAACAttatgttgctgctgttgttgttgagaCTGTGTATGCAGATGTAAATGTTGCtggtgatgctgctgctgatgatgatgatgatgatgttgcaggttgtgttgctgctgttgctgctcctgCGTTTTGCTGGCCAACAATGTTTTAAATGGATGATCCTCATCGTGTACATCATTGGCAGCACCGTGTGAGATGAGCGGATCATCAGAGTTTTGTAGCAACAACCTGTTGGAATTTAAATCCAAACGATGATGCCAGCAATCCAAATCATTGTCATGCTCCAGTTTAATGGTGGTGCCAGTATTTGGTTGTTTATCCTGCATCCTCACTGcatgaaatggaaaaaaacacaagaaagaaatggaaaactatttagaaaaatatgtcacccgaatttttttttttggctttctttcttttactttttcttataaatattttcggttattttattcgttttcctttttttttttttgtcttttgagGGTTATCTGTGGTGAGGAGAAGAATCACACACacgtttttctttattatttgatttttttttgtgtttcgcTCGCCGGCAGCAAAGTTGTACCGCTCTGCGGGGAAATTCTATTTTGAATGTCTGGCAAGTGgcgctcacacacacacacacacacacgcacacctaGAATGAGACGACGAccaaggagaaaaaaaataccaaagaaAATCATCTGAAAAGAGCAACGCATTTTGCTCTATGTGAAAATGACtgaaaatgttgttgtttttgtgtgtcttGAAATTCGATGCCCTAGCCAGAGAAAATGCATGACCATAAATGGTCTAAAGTGGGCAGACTTTGGTCACAACAACGTGTTAaaagagagatggagagagagagagagaaagactaATGATCCATTCCCTGTATTAGCCAACGATCAATTGATTcattgctctctctctctctctctctctctctctctctctctctttctcttactctctctgCCAGGATGCTTTTTTGGAATTTACCTTTTTGGCAAAATCTTTCAAGTCCTTATTTGGGTTagggtttgttttgttttttttttaggttttctCGATTTTCCATCAGTTTTTGGCTTTAGTTTTAATTCCAGtctctttctctttatttctttttttgtgcttttttattttctgttctGTTTCTGTTCCAGGCTCGCTGCTCCTTCCtgctctgctcctgctcctgctcccctcgcttcgctctctctctcacatcACTTTTGTGCCCAGCAATCGCGTGTACATCGTGTTGACATCCAAAACGCAACTAGTTGCGGCTAAAgcatctttattttttttgttttttttttttgttttgtcgggttttgctttttgtgtgtttttagGGGGGAAAATATGCTCCTTAGATGGTTGGAGAGAGCAGAAGCAATAAGAGCAGcgggcagcggcagcagcaaatccacacacacacacacacacacacacacacacacaatagaGGAGGAACCAAAATGAGCAGtcgacaaaacaaaaacaaaatctgaaggaaaaaaagaaaaaccaaaccaaaaaccaaataaaaaccaaatgaaaaatcaaatcaaattccTCGTGCTCTTCTTTATAGAATAGAATCGTCGTTTTTGTTAGTGTCTCTGTGTATTTTAACGCCAAAGACGAAGATAATTTTTCGTGTATTCATTTTTAGAAAACTTTTCAACTTGTTGCCGGCCATATAgctcaaaaacaacaacgacaacaacaacaagccaaaaagaaaatgaaaattccgTTGGCTTTTCATTCATGAGCCCAGCCCTTGGGTTGGCAAAACTGTGGGGATTGGTGGCAGAGAGCGGGGGAGGTAGGAAAAATTTCTTACTACGCGTGTTTGTTTTATCAACACAAAAATCGAATGGATCAGGGtgaagatatatgtatatgtgtgtgttgatATATAATTGGCTTCTTAGCTTTTTAGTAAATGCAATTGGATCACCATCAAAAGATGCTATTTTGATAGAAATTTGGTATGAGTGGATTGTCTAAATTTGGGTAGAACTGATACCAATGCATACCCTCGAATTGAATGAGTTCTAATCTATGTGGAATGATCGAGATcatttgcaaaatttttgaaaatttctttTGAAAGTGAAGCCAAAAATTAATGTTCAAATGATGGGCAAAACTGTTTAACTAGATCTTgattaaaatgattttaaatctAAATCTACAATATTAACATTTACTTTGATTAATGTTTAATCAATAAACTAATTCTGGGCAAAGtaaatattattgtttttaatcCTGACTTGACCATAAATGTTTCAATATCTGAACCTTTATGGATTTGCCTTTCTTATAAAGAGCGAatagaattaaaattttccGAATAGATTGGGAAGTTTTTGAAACCAAAGATTCATAAAGATTTGTgaacatttttgaaaataggtcattttataagtttatcatatttacttttatttagctttagtgtccctctctctctttctatctgtTGCTCActgtctctctcactctctctagctttctctctttcccacTCTCTCTTTGTTTCTGTCAATAATGTTGTTCTGTGTTGTGTGATCTTTTTGGTTGCAATGTTCAAGGTGTGCTTGATACTAcgcaaatatgtatgtataactaAACAGATCGCTCAGTTGATGCCCAAATTCTATTATTAGCCAACTAAAATATAAGACTTCAGGTTAGGGCAACTGAGAtttgcttgtgtgtgtgtgtgtgtgcgtgtgtcgTCAGTTTatgaaaaggaaaataatGCTTCTCAAAATAGATGAAATTGTTTGTGGTATCAGAATATAGGTCaatattgtatttatttttgatattataGGTTAGCGGGTCTTGAGATACAACAATCAATCTGTCAGTTATATACATagtacctacatacatatgtactctcactatttattttgttttttttttgtattcgactatatgtaaatgaatttcataattcataatagaaaaacaaaaatgcaaagCACAACAATTGCGGGCCATATGCGAAATACACACCTTTTGGGGGGGTTTCGGATTGTACTTTTGGGCAACCAATTTTGGTCGGTCTGCCATAGACGATGTTATATCCATACTTATATACACATTTCGTCAATTTGTCAGCTTTGAGAAACTGAAATGGCCATGTGGATAATATAGGCTAtgcattttgtgtgtgttttggtcTTAGGGTCAGTTAATTCATTCTCGATTTGTTTATAATTCATTCAAAATTTACGAATCTATTCTGCCAACGATCGATAATTATACACTTGCAGAAAAAAGTGGGTATACCtatgagtatatatatatcaattttattCAGATTCAAGCATCACCGACCCTAGAGGATATATACACATGTCTTTTATTATCAATTGGAAACATTAAGTAAAGGTTAGAGCTGTCGAGAACTAATATTCATCtatttataatttgtataatataatttgtatatatatttgtaataAGCTTTAACTCCTTAAGTCCTCTTTTTGTGAAAAgcacaaacaattttttaattggcATGATAAGAATCATATTTCAAGTCGTAGATTACAATAACGATAAGAATATAGTTAACATTAAGTTTCAACTTGTTTGTAAAGCTTCCAAGAGAATGGTATACAAATGACGACTTCAAAAGGTCTTTGAAGACTTCTACAAAAGTATAGATTACCTTCGATCCAAGCATCTTCTAAGACGACTCAATACCTGTGATCTAATGTTGTTTCCCTAGGCTAAGTTGGCATTGAAGGTATTAGAAAGCTAGTTTAAGACAAATATACACAATTTTGATAATTAAAAAAAGGTTAATTAGTTAACGAGCTTGTGAAGTGTTGGCTCTTAACCAGTAATCAATTTAGTTTGTACAAAATTTTGAcgtaatatttaaataaaagtgcTTACAATTGAATGTTCGAACTTCTTgactttaataatttatttcacGCCTAAGCCGAAAGTTTTGAAgattatttcttattttcaaaatagaTGCTCAAACTTTTTGTAAAAAAATGCTTAAGTAGAAACTGAATAAGTCTGCTTGCtgctttaaaataaaataaaataaaataaaaatgtcaaatgttTATAAAGTTTATACAATTTATAAGGGTATGAAAAGCTTGTCATTGAATAATTTGTTGAACTTGatcattaaaataatttgtttgttcCGCAAATTAAGTGGGAAAATTGTTACTGAAATTGATCAATATATAAATagaaagaaatataaatgtgtcactttaaatttgtatttaaacaAAGTTGTTAGTTTAAGAGTTATATTAATATTGAATGTATCTTACTCTTCTTTTAAAGAGTAAATTTAGagtaaatttgttttctttggcCATTAAAAACTAACTAAAGTAGTTACTTCATAGCATTAATTAGTTAATTAAGCTCacaatttggttttgaatATTTAGATTTGGATTTGAAAAGTGTAAGAAAAATCAGTGAGGAACATTTTTGACTCATTGCATTTTgatttatgtgctagtgctaGTTGTAAAAGCAGAACCATTGACTAACTATGCTGCTCATTCAATTCTCTAGTTAAAGACCACTTCACCCACGTGTGGAACAATAATGCATTTCATGGCATTGCCAAAGAGTGCGTTAGACAGAGAGAGgaacagagatagagagagaaggagTGATGTTGAAAGAGTGGGTGGGCAAGTTTTGGTTGATCAATTAATCTGTTTGccatatagatatatatatatgtatgcatatgcaGGCATTTTTTAACAGCTTTACATTCGCCCCAAGTAGACAGCAGTGAGACAGACTCTGAAGAGAACACAGTGAAAAACTGAACACAGAACTTGGGGAGCTTACATCATTCAAGattattcattttgtttgtagGTTGTTGATTCTCTGGtgttatttgtttgtgtttttttttttttttttggtttctgtttcttttagtGAATATTATTGCACATCTATTCGGTTGCCACAAATTTGATTCAATACCTGCTTATCCATACCTCGTACgtacatatttgtattttatggCCATAACTGCCACTTTGGACGCCCACGCGGTGTTTCGTGtttcaacagcaacaaaaaagccacaaaatataaaacaacaaattcaaaCACAACACACAATCGATCGAAGAGTCATTTGGTCAACAGATCATCAgaagcattttgttttttttcctttttgccatCATTTGCCAGCATTGGCCTTGCCCTTGTCtcacttattgttagtttttttttattatttccgttcacaaattgtttatagtttgttttggttttattattttttttttcactcgTTTTCTAAATACTACAAATTGGCCAATTTTTGTGAGTTTTTTTTAACGCGATTTTTAAGTTTACGCGCTTGAATTTGACGTCGTCGCCGCCGCATTGCGACTGGATTGCAAAATTGAAAGAACGTTACTAATTCGCATGCGCAAGAGCAGCTGGGAATTGAACGTAGAGAACAGAGTTGTCATCTAGTTGGcatttctgttgttgttgttgtttcccCCCGCCCCTCATCAATAGTTATGTGAAAGGTGTAGAGTTTGAATGCTGTGGGCTACCCAAGAGGATTGAATCATTTATGTGATCATTTGTCTTCAAAAGTTaagcaaaatttaatttgtttctcaTTCTATGCAaactaagtatatataaaaatttatttgacgTTTCGTGTACTTCTGTGAGGGATATGATCAGCTAACTTTTACGGCAAATGGTATGAATAATGCTGTTGAATATGCTGATAGAGACATCATATCGTTTTCATTATCACTAGTATGTACGCTGCTTCTCTAATTCGAATAGTGTTTTTTAAGATTATACGAGCTAAAATCTTCTAATTTGCTATATACAATATGCTATGGCCCAAAATATCTAAACAGTTACCCTTTCTCGTGATTTTATCCTGCATTAATCCAAAGGgagcaatcaaatttggtatacTTATCAAGGTTATTAATATCTATGGCTGCaacaaatttcataaaaatcgcattcaaaatagccaagttatggGAAGAAATAGAGAGAGTTCAGTACCGTATTAAGTCAAAGTTTTGCGAATTCAAATACACAATTTAGGTGTGAACGTTAGAACATAAAAGGAAATCGGTCAAGTTGAATTTTTAACATACATTTTTGGTCCATCTGCCTTTTTTTTAGACTGTACTTTCGCCAATTACTAACCGATTTGAACCCGATCCGAGAATTGAACATAAATTTAGTTCTTGAGAGATTTATTTAGATGGAAGGACATTATTCCAACTGGATAATAAAGACataaagttttcaaatacTCCAAAAATTGACTAGAATAAAATAAAGGTTTATTATAATACATTGCTGATTATTGGTAGgtattttttgtcttcttcAAAAAGATGACTTGATAGTTAGCGTGACTAACATTCCAAATCAAAATTGCGTTTATTAATCCGACACAGAGAAAGTTCCATATGAATTGGACTCTTAagaattttcaatatttgtttcacttagtgcatggtataccaaagtcagCGTCTCGACTTAGTTTGACTGATTATAGATCtgacattaaaattaaattcagttttctgatttatttgtttggatTACTGTATCTTTGAGCAAAGAGTGAGCGGAATCTTCAATTAAGAGTTAAGCAGGACTCAATAAGGACATTGAAACTGATGATCTGTAGAATGCAGAACTTACCAAGTGTTTTGGACCAAATGAAAActcaatttaatattatatatatattttttttttttgatattttatggtaaaagtttattatttgtaactttattttttagttttctttccTTTTGCCTTTCCATTTGTTTCATGTTTAAATGtctataaagtatatataatatatatatttct
It encodes the following:
- the LOC6639028 gene encoding myb-like protein Q, yielding MYVRVRMQDKQPNTGTTIKLEHDNDLDCWHHRLDLNSNRLLLQNSDDPLISHGAANDVHDEDHPFKTLLASKTQEQQQQQHNLQHHHHHHQQQHHQQHLHLHTQSQQQQQQHNVAGACSSLTKQQLKANLLMGARKVTKSQAQMQLQTPNEVKATQIQTTKPRQSKKRQTAAGALKLRFHHQALPAEYAAHFEATQGNRPTGRPATLSTATGAPPPPPPANPAHENVRSWLRKIAEIQRTAERQQQQQKEQQQQQQHISTKLEVSSTTRTKDIATPLKRNTVKYTDLPYMGEITLDNYKPRRGRKPKKADICHLIYKNYGTIVPNSPPVRHVAMSDEQTVAGVVAAAAASAAASAVTTVHLPVEVVEVGDEEPLNLCLRDQSNDRYSISSTESSSDRQQATITPATTDTPTPTTTTDCRSSCTTPLSQLTTSTTAKPTEMEQRQEPAKLLLQPAVGLYYQQLMENCNLAAIETIEKDNQLALKIPIPNGFFAKEPNNNHHRDASPLMLRKRKRSAIFIPPMPAEPSASPSTEVSICKFKFTGGAKPSLQEKKMLSVDAEGNYRYYNGTGDKTLRGYEFISREQQQQQQQQQQQQQQQQQQQPHQLPSSMSSSGGSDKIYIDIPPPSTDLSLELLHIPPESPTSSLLLPTVVVAPPQSSPLSAYSTTSQGSITQPQQQLQQQQQQQPPPINEPKRRSSRRSKQREKLEKTFKEKGFLIQTQQLQSAEGATYCKFRQLKKFTRYLFRNWKDHIPDSDLAKHHHHHPHPHPSSHNGPNVRHDEDDEDADTAAAAAAAAGVGGVVLENLLGGPLETST
- the LOC6639029 gene encoding liprin-beta-2 → MATITKATTTTTEAKAATASKMLEAALEQMDGIISNTSGQVSGGSAVGAISSLTLSERNLISATNVLSTAKTLALALQQVGLAAPAPDPVTAAIISDWLETHIPRQDSDERMRRLQRDKEGLALQYQMLAERVSEQADRIIELEGLLQEKTQLLGAKDEQLQRQMISRSALETQKLELMSALSELKLHRTALEKENEFQAHQEKTAAGGSLSNLNQKAFMGSPKTPPSALRHQIKPQFHSLPRAHGKHSHQINNNNNNNNHNRSLDVNANTSGKQRNVAFASNEQILIDDVIPDAESSMFSSFISQSTPSPKLRSRFRNIFGMLRRSNSSNCELTALEQAEPEFRRGGSRATAGGRIEWSAQTSLFNDVAKHWSKWNSQDVCQWLGSMGLGCYEDNCRKWLKDNPTVSIFTASPVDIEHELNLKLPLHRKKILLAINEITGKEFDELALKASQLDVGWVLRWLDDIGLPQYKDYFLQAKVDGRMLHRLTLEDLSQLHVSSCLHIASLRAGILCMRKMNWNAEGLIRRSTRLTTNKEENDDDENCLSASRPDTENVELWTAHRIMGWLQTIDLSEYTPNLRGAGVHGALMLYETRFNAGLLADLLSIPPSKSLLRRHLAMHFKELVGRPIILAKRDAEEAPGYQPLTITAKLKPVKRTQFSLKRRKSTKGQTDIDWTEYVCPMNALVPDLRASKTDVVKDPESSISSN